CCAGCGCTGGGGACACACCCTCGGAGATCGCCACGGCGCTGCGCGCCTCGCGATGACGGTGTTTGGTTGCGAAGACGGGTTGAGAAGGCGACGAAAAAAAAGGACACCCACCTTGTTGAGGTTTGCCCGCTTCGCTAGACGTAGCTGCTGCCCGCCTGGGCGCAGACGCTGGAAGAAGAATTGACCGGAGGCCCGCTCAGTCCGACAGCAGCCGCGAGAAGATGGACGGCGCCGGCCCGTCCACGGCGACCTCGTCCCCCACGAAGGCGGGCCGGATCACGGCACGGTAGTTGCGGATGCGCTGCACGTAGTACACCGGCTGGTAACCGCGCGCGTAGCCGAACCGCAGATCGCGGTAATAGCGTTCCTCGGTCAGCAGCGGCAGCACCTCGCGCATGTCCGCCCAGCGGTCTGGGTCGCGATCCAGTTCTCTCGCCAGGCGCCGTGCATCCAGCAGGTGCCCGCGGCCGATGTTGTAGGCCGCCAGCGCGAGATACGTACGGTCCGGTTCCGGGATGTCCTCGTCCAGGCGCTCGTGCATCTGGTGCAGGTAGCGCGCGCCACCGCGAATGCTCTGCTCCGGATCCAGGCGATCCTCGATCCCCAGCTCCTGCGCGGTGCGCTGGGTCAACATCATCATCCCGCGCACCCCGGTGGGACTGCGCGCCTGCGGATCCCAGTGCGACTCCTGGTAGGCCAGCGCGGCCAGCAGGTCGGCTGGCAGTTCGTACTCGTCAGCGGCCTCCTCGAACACCGGGCGGAAATCCGGCAGCCGCTGGTCGATGCGCCGGGTCAGCGCACGCAGGTCCACGAAGTCGAATTCCGGGACGTAGGCATAGTACTGCTCGTCCACCCGGGCACGCACCTGCGTCCCCTCGTCGGTGTCCATCCACGCACCCGCCTGCGCCGCAAGTTCCTCGAAATCGGGGTGCAGATACCAGCCGATCGCGCGTTCATCACTCACGTCGAAGGCCACTTCCAGGTGCGGGAAGATCCGCTGGTTGAGGTCGACGATATGCGAGTCGGCCACTGTACAGTCGAGTTCGCCCTCTTCCACGGCCGCCAGCAGGCGCTCGGTGCCCTCCGGCTCGGCGCGATGGGCCACCGGCTCGTCCAGCGCCTGCAGGGTTTCGACGTAGGCGCTGCCGGCGCTGACTGCCAGCTCCAGCCCGTCCAGATCGGCGGCCGACTCCGGCAGCGAGCCGCGATCGCGGTGACACACGACCTGCTCGGTCACCTCGGTATGCTGCGGCCCGCGGAGGAAATCCTCATCGCGCGATTCCAGATGCGTGAGACCGGCCGCCGCCATATGGACCTCGCCGGAGGCCAGGGACTTCAGCACCTCGCCCACCGAGTCCACCACCTTCCATTGGACCTCCCAGCCACGCGCGGCTGCGAAGGCTTCCACCAGGTCGTGTTCCGGGCCTGCGGTCTCGGTGTGGCGGTCGTAGAACCAGGCGGTGGGGGCATTGCGGGTCACCACCACCAGTTCACCGGTGCCCTCCGGATGTTCCAGCGACGAGCCCGACACCCCCGGCACTTCCGACTGCCCATCCCCGGGACCACAGGCCATCAGCACGACCGCCGACGCGGTCATCAGACCTGAACGCCGCCAGCGACTCGGATGCAGCAAATGGATGTACGAATCAGTGGACATGAGATCCCTCCCCGAGCGGCGTCTCCTGACAGCCGGCTGGCCCGAACGGCCCGAAAGCTACCCTAGACCTTCGGTAGATGCGGTCCGCCCCACAACCAACCCCGATTTCATGAGGGTTGTGACGCGGAACCCCGCCGCGCCCCCTAGGGGTATCTACCAGGCAAACACCGACCGCCCGCAGGGAGACATTCGATGCAAGAAGTAGAGAAGGAAGAAGAGGACACCCACCCTCTTGATGCTGCAGCTACTCGTCGTTCAGCGCCAGTTGTCCCCCCACCTGACGGCGGACGAACCAGAAAGCCCAGCGGCGACAGGCTGGCGCGGACGGTTTACCCTCAAGGGGCATTGATCGAGTAAGGGCCTGCCCATGCCGTTTCCCGCACAGAAGACAAAGATAGTGGCCACCATCGGGCCGGCGTCCGACTCCCCGGACACGCTGCGGCGGATGATGCAGGCCGGGCTCAATGTGACACGGCTGAACTTCTCGCACGGCGATGCCGCCTACCACACCGAGCTAATCGGCCGTATCCGCGAGGCGGCGCAGGAGACCGGCGCCCGCGTCGCGATACTCGGCGACCTGCCGGGGCCGAAGATGCGGATCGGCGAGCTGGCCGAGGAGCCGATCGAACTGGAGCCCGGCGCGACGATCACGCTGACCACGGAGGACTGCGTCGGCGATGCTTCTCGTGTCAGCGTGTCGTTCTCCGAGCTGCCGGAGGCGGTACAGCCCGGTGATGCGCTGTTTCTGAATGACGGCTACATCGAACTGGAGGTGGTATCGGTCGAGGGCCGCGAGGTCGCCTGCCGCGTGCTGACCGGCGGGGAACTGCGCTCGCGCAAGGGCTTGAACCTGCCGGGCATCGATCTCGGCATCCGCGCCTTTACCCTGGACGACCACGACTGGCTGCGGTTTGCGGCGGAACACGGCGTGGATGCCGTGAGCCAGAGCTTCGTGGTCGATGGCGACGACATCCTGGCCGTGCGCAAGGCGGCGGAGGCGCTGGGCTACAGCCCCTTTATCATCGCCAAGATCGAGCGCGCCGCGGCGCTGGAGCAGCTCGACGGCATCCTCGAGGCGGCGGACGGCATCATGGTGGCGCGCGGGGATCTGGGGGTGGAGATCCCGATCGCGAGCATCGCCCTCGCCCAGCGCCGTATCACCCGGCGCGCCAACCAGCACAACCGTCCGGTGATCACCGCCACCCAGATGCTGGAGTCCATGGTCACCTCGCGCCGGCCCACGCGCGCCGAGGCCACCGACGTGGCGAATGCCATCCTCGGCGGTACGGACTGCGTAATGCTCTCCGGCGAATCGGCCATGGGGCGTTATCCGGTGGAATCCGTGGCGATGCTGGCCGCTATCGCCCGCTCGATCGAACCGGAGCGTGACAGCGGCATGGCCCCGGATAGTCCAGACGAGCCCGAAGAAGCCGGGCACGATCGCGCGGTCGACCTGATCGCGCGCAGCGTATTCCACACCGCGCAACGGCGCCTGCCGCGCGTCACCCTGGCGCCCACGCTCAGTGGCGCGACCGCCCGGCGCATCGCGCGCCTGCGCCTGCCCTGCTGGGTCGCCGCCTTCACCCCGGATCCGGAAACCGCCCAGAACCTGCAGTTCTCCTACGGCGTCCAGCCGGTGGCAGTCGCTGAGGACCGCAGCGACTGGAACGACTTTGCGCGCCAGTGGCTCGCCGAGAACGCCATCCACGACGGTCTCGCCCTCCTCGTTCAGGGCCCCTCGGGCCCCAACCCCACCGGCAATCATCGCCTGGAGCTGCTCGAACTCGACAGCCCCCGCCAGGGACACGCACCAGGGCATACCTGAGCAAAGGTCAACAAGAACACATCCTTCTTCCCTGCCGCGTCATGGCGAGGTCCCGCAGGGGCCGTGGCCATCTCCGAATGCAGCCCCAAACGTCCGCCTCGATCAGCGCCGGGGACATCCACAGAGATCGCCACGGCGCTGCGCGCCTCGCGATGACGGTGTTTGCTTCTCCGCCGTGATGAAACCTCAAAGGGGCGACGAAGACGAGGACACCCACCTTCTCTGCCGCGTCATGGCGAGGTCCCGCAGGGGCCGTGGCCATCTCCGAATCCAACCCCAGACGTCCGCCTCGATCAACGCCGGGGACATCCACAGAGATCGCCACGGCGCTGCGCGCCTCGCGATGACGGTGTTTGCTTCTCCGCCGTGATGAAACCTCAAAGGGGCGACGAAGACGAGGACACCCACCTTCTCTGCCGCGTCATGGCGAGGTCCCGCAGGGGCCGCGGCCATCTCCGAATCCAACCCCAAACGTCCGCCTCGATCAGCGCCGAGGACATCCACAGAGATCGCCACGGCGCTGCGCGCCTCGCGATGACGGTGTTTGCTTCTCCGTGTGGTGAAACCTCAAAGGGGCGACGAAGACGAGGACACCCACCTTCTCTGCCGCGTCATGGCGAGGTCCCGCAGGGGCCGTGGCCATCTCCGAATTCAGCCCCAGACGTCCGCCTCGATCAGCGCCGAGGACATCCACAGAGATCGCCACGGCGCTGCGCGCCTCGCGATGACGGTGTTTGCTTCTCCGTGTGGTGAAGCCTCACGGGGGCGACGAAGACGAGGACACCCATCGTGTCCGCTCCGCAACGGGGTGGTCAGCGCCCGGGGTTGCTTGCGGCCGAGTGCCCAGGCTGTATGCTCGGGCGCTCCGCAAACATTGCCAGCGAGAACCACCACCATGGGTACGCCTGCCGACTCCCCGGACCCGGAACAGCCCGAAGGTCCGAGCATTGCCGATCAGGACGGCTTTGCCGCGTTTGAACGCGGCGACTATCGGACCGCCGGGGAACTGTGGGCGGCCAGCGCCGAGGCCGGCTCGGCCTGGGCCCAGTTAGGCATGGGGATTCTGTATGCCGACGGCCTGGGGCTGGAGGCCGATGCCGAGCGTGCGCGCGGGTACTGGGAACAGGCCGCGGAGCAGGGGCTGAGCGATGCCAGCTTCAACCTGGGCGTGATGGCGGAGAAGGCCGACCCCGCCGATGTCGACGCGGCCCGACACTGGTACCGCCATGCGGCCGAGGCGGGTCACGTCGTGGCGCAGAACAACCTGGCCGTGCTGCTGCAGAACGCGGGCGACGAGGCCGCCGCCACCGAAGCCGTCCAGTGGTGGAAACGCTCTGCGGAGCACGGCGACCCCGACGCCCTGAACAGTCTCGGTGTCGCGCACCAGCAAGGCAGCGGATGCGCGCGCGATCGGGCCGCGGCAGCCGAGTACTACGCCCAGGCCGCCGAGGCGGGACACCGCGACGCGGCCTTCAACCTCGCCCTGGCCCTGGAACAGGGCGACGGCGTGGCGACGGACATGACCGGCGCCGCCCACTGGTATCGGCAAGCCGCCGAGGCCGGAGACCCGGACGCCGCAGCCCGCCTGGGCAACCTCTGCCGCGACGGCAACGGCACGCAGGAAGACCTGGCGGCGGCGGCCCACTGGTATCGCGCCGCGGCCGAAGCCGGCCATCCCCTGGCTCAGGCGAATCTGGGCGTCCTCCTGGAACGGGGGCTAGGGGTGGCTCAGGACGAGGCGGCCGCGGCCGCCTGGTACCTGGCCTCGGCGCGGCAGGGGCTGGCCCCGGCGCAGTACAACATGGGCATCGTGCTCGCCGAGGGCCGTGGCGTGGAGGCCGACCTGCCCGGTGCCTGGGTCTGGTTCGCGCGCGCAGCCGATCAGGGCCACAAGCCGGCCGCGGAAGCCCGCGACTACGTCCACCAGCAGCTCACCCCGGAGCAACGCAGCGAGGCCGAGGCGCGCAAGACCGAGACCTCCCGCTAGACCACCAGCGCGGCAACCAAAGGGCAGCAAGCCCAATCCCCGCCTCGTCATGGCGAGGCCCGGAGGGGCCGTGGCCATCTCCAAACGCAACCCCGGACNNNNNNNNNNNNNNNNNNNNNNNNNNNNNNNNNNNNNNNNNNNNNNNNNNNNNNNNNNNNNNNNNNNNNNNNNNNNNNNNNNNNNNNNNNNNNNNNNNNNNNNNNNNNNNNNNNNNNNNNNNNNNNNNNNNNNNNNNNNNNNNNNNNNNNNNNNNNNNNNNNNNNNNNNNNNNNNNNNNNNNNNNNNNNNNNNNNNNNNNNNNNNNNNNNNNNNNNNNNNNNNNNNNNNNNNNNNNNNNNNNNNNNNNNNNNNNNNNNNNNNNNNNNNNNNNNNNNNNNNNNNNNNNNNNNNNNNNNNNNNNNNNNNNNNNNNNNNNNNNNNNNNNNNNNNNNNNNNNNNNNNNNNNNNNNNNNNNAACGCAACCCCGGACCTCCGCCTCGATCAGCGGCCGGGCATCCCTTCAGCGATCGCCACGGCGCAGCGCGCCTCGCGATGACGGAGCCGGCCCGAGAAAGCAGAGGCCAACCAGCTCGGCCCCCGCCTCGGAACTGCGAAGGGACACCCACTTTCGAAAAGTGCGTAGGGAAACCAATTTCGAAGGTGCGTGCTTTGTATGGCCCCAGCCTTGCGAGTAGCCCTTGCCCTATCCATTAGCATGTGCTTATCTTATGATTCGCTCATACGAAGACCGAAGGAGATTCTATGCGAACCCTCAAGACGCTCGCCGCTTCCGCCGTTCTCGCCATTGCCGGTGCCAGTGGTGCAGCTCAGGCTGCCGAACCCAACAAGCTGTTCGTAAGCCTGACCTCGGCCGACGACCACACCCAGTTCATGTCCATGGTGCTGGCGAACCAGACCATGAGTCAGGGTCAGGAGATCCGCGTGCTGCTGTGCGGCCCGGCCGCTACCATGGCCACCGAAGACTTCGACGGCCCGACCATGGAGCCCGCCGGTCGCAACGCCCAGCAGCTGCTGATGAACCTCATCAACAACGGTGCCAAGGTGGAAACCTGCGCGATCTTCCTGCCCAACACTGACTACACCGAGGCGGACCTGCTGGACGGCATCACCCCCGCCGATCCGGAAGAAGTCGGCGCCTACATGGCCGACCCGAGCGTGCGCTTCTTCTCCAACTGATCCCCCGCGCAGGATCACGTCAGGGCCCTCTTCGGAGGGCCCTGTTGTTTTCGACTCCAAACCTGGCGAGCAACCGGCTGGGCATTACGGCCCTCCACTTCGGGTCCCTTCTCGGCGTCTGCGGAATGGATCCATCTGCGTAACCCGGTGAAACGAGCCCGGCAGGGAAATCCCAGCATCACATAGCTCGAGCTTGTCTTTTCGCTGGTACCCTGAAAGCATCTGCGAAGAACCACACAGCGCCTTCGCCGCCACGAGAACAATGCCATGAACAGCGGTCGAGACCTGCTGGACGGACTAGCCCAACTGACGGGCATACGTGATGCCCAGCGACTGGAACACAGTCTGCTCAAGACCCTGGACGACATCTACGAGTCCGCCTGCACCCGGACCATCCGGTTCGATGCCGAAGGCCGCCCCCGGAGCCTGCACTTCTACGATCGCAAGCGCGACGCGGTGATGAGCGTGCCCTTCGACCCCGAACATCCCTTTGTACCTGCGGGGCTGCTGGATCAGGCACTGGCCAGCGGACACTGGGTCGCGGATCAGGACGAAGCGGGTCGCGCGATATCGATCTTCCCGATGTCGGGACTCAAAGAATTCAGCATCTGCCTGGTATTCGCCTTTGACCGGCACCTGGGCAGCAAGCGAGTGGACCAGCGCCTAGTGGAAAGCTTTCTCCTGGTCTATCGCAATTTCGTCAATCTGATTGATGATGCCCAGACCGACGCGCTCACCGGGCTGCTCAACCGCAAGACCTTCGATGACAATTTCCATGATCTGACAACGCTCGAGCGGATCAGCCCGATGCCGGGATTGCCGGAAGACCGCCGCCAGCTGCAAGAGCCGGGGCAGACCGGCGTCTGGCTGGGCGTGATCGACGCCGACGACTTCAAGAAGATCAACGACGGTTTCGGCCATGTGTATGGCGATGAAGTACTGATCCTGCTCGCGCGCCTGCTGAAACAAAGCTTCCGCGAGAACGACCTGGTCTACCGCTTCGGCGGCGAGGAATTCGTGGTACTGGCCGAGTTCGCCGACGCCAGCCAGGCCCTTGCCACCTTTGACCGGCTGCGCCGCGCTGTAGCCGAGTACCCACTACCACGGGTAGGGCGGCTCACCACCAGTATCGGCGTGACGCGGCTGGCACCCTACAAGACCGCCAGCGCGGCACTCGACGAGGCCGACCAGGCCCTGTACCACGCCAAGGCGCACGGCAAGAACCGAGTCTGCCTGTATGACCGGCTGGTCGAGGAAGGTGCAATCAAGCCCACGCCAATCGAGGCGGGCGAGATCGAACTGTTCTGACCCCGCAGCCGTGCGGGACACTGCACGGCCTGCCGGAATACTGGGCGACCTACATCGCCCGTGGACAGCGGGGAAGTCGAGCGCCGCCTGGCCGCGCTGGCGCATAACGTAGTCGCGCACAACCTCCTCTGAATGCAGCTTGAGCTTGCCGACCCACAGCACATCGCTGTTTCACCTTCACCGAAGCTGCACGCATCCTCCTCGGGCAGGGCGCGCTAGACCCTTACGGAGCCTCCACCTCGTCGACGTCCTGGCGCAGCAGGTCCAGGCGCTCCTGCACGGCCTCGGGGTAGTCCGCCTGGTGGCGGCCGCCCAGGTGTTCGGCCAGGAAGGTCTCCAGCCCGGCGAAGAAGGCGAGCCGGTTGGTCTGGTCGACCAGGCCGTGGCCCTCGTCCGGGGCCAGCAGGTATTCGACCGGGTGCCCGGCCTCGCGCAGGGCGGCGACGATCTGGTCGGATTCCTGCTGCTTCACGCGTGGGTCATTCGCGCCCTGCCCGACCATCAGCGGGACCTGGATGTTCTCGACGTGGAACAGCGGCGACTGGGCCTTGAGGCGCTCGCGGTCTTCGGCGTCTTCCGGGTCACCGACGCGGCCGTGCATGCGGCGGATGCCGGCCTCCCAGTACGGCGGGATGGACTCCATCAGCGTAATCAGGTTGGACGGCCCCACCATGGAGACGCCGGCGGCGTACAGCTCGGGCGTCCAGGTGAGCCCGGCCAGGGCGGAGTAGCCCCCGTAGGAGGCCCCAAAGATCGCGACGCGGTCGGGATCGGCGATGCCCTGGTCGATCAGGTATTTCACGCCGTCGGTGACGTCGTGCTGCATCACGCCCGTGCCCCACTCCTGGTTGCCGGCGTTGAGGAATTCCTTGCCGAAACCGGAGGAGCCACGGAAGTTGGGCTGAAATACCGCATAGCCGCGGTTGGCGAGGAACTGCACGGTGCCGCTGTAGCCCCAGGTATCGCGAATCCACGGGCCGCCGTGCGGCATCACCACCAGCGGCAGGCCTTCCGGCTCCACGCCATGTGGCAGCGTCAGGTAGCCGGGGATCTCCTGGCCGTCGCGCGCGGTGTAGCGGATCGGCTCCATCGGCGCGAGGTGCTCGCGCGGCAGATCCGGGCGCCCCTCGTACAGTAGTTCGATCTCGCGCGCCTCAGTGTTCGCGAGATACACGCTGCCCGGGTCGGTGTCCCGGATGACCCCGACCGTCCACAGGGACTCGTCACGGGTGCGCGAGGTGATCTCCAGCTCGCCCTCGCCCAGCTCTTCGCGCAGCCACTCCAGGTGCGACTCGAAGTCCTCGTCATGGGCATAGATGCGCTGGCGATCCCCGGTGTACACGGTGGCCAGTAGGCGATGGTCCCGGTCGGAGAACTTCGCGCCACCGAGGTCGACTGCGCCCTCCGGGTCGCGGTGCACCAGCTCTTCTTTGCCGGTGGCCGGGTCAAACAGGACCAGCTCGACCAAGTCACGCTCGTCCCCCGCGTTGGTGCGCATATAGAGCCGCTCGCCGTCGGGGTGGAAGTTGGCGATGGAGCAGGTCTCGCCGAACGCGCAGGTGTAGATGGACTCGAACTCGTCCTGCGACTTCACGCGCAGGATCTCGGTGCCCGCGTCGTCCGTGGTGCGCACCGCCTTGCGCAGCTCGCCTTCGTGGAAGCCCCAGCCCTCGATCTCGGCGGTGTTCTTCGCCACAAGCGTCTTCTCGCCGGTCTCGAGCGATACACGATAGACATCGTGCAGGCGCGGGTCGCGTTCGTTCAGCCCGACGAAGATGTACTCCGGGGTCGAGCGCGGGACATGCTGAACCCGCGCCTGCACGCCATCACCCCCGGCGAGCCGGCGCGACTCGGGGATGCCATCCTGCCCGGCGGCGTCCTCCAGCGCGATCACGCGCAGTTCCAGGTTCTCGTCGCCGTCGCGATCGCGCACGAAAATCAGGTGCCGCCCGTCGCGCGACCAGAAAAAGCCCATGATGGAACGCGGCTCCTCGGTCAGCGGACGCGCCGACTCCAGGGGCTCGCCCCGCTCCATCAGGTGCAGGTTCATCGCACCCTCGTGGGCGCTCACCAGTGCCACGTAGTCGCCATCCGGCGAGATGCGCCCGGCGGCATGCTGCGGATCGCGGAAGAACTGCTCCAGCTCGAGCAGCGGCGGCGCCTCGCCCTCGGCCCACGGGCCTTCGTTACCCTCCACGAGTTCGGCCTCGACCTCGGTCTCGGCAGCGCCAACGGCCGGTACGGCGAACAACGCCAGCGACACGCTCAACGCGATGGCCGCAGGCGACCTGCGCCGCTTCGTGATCCAGTGATTCGCCAACCGCTCACCCGTGGACTGCATGCCTGTCTCCCGTTACGTGCTGCACCAGCGACAGCCACGCACGCCCACGGGTTCCCGACAAGGCCCGGAATCGCCGGACAGTCAACGAATCGCCAAAATACGACAGGCCCCTAGTCCTTCCAGCCGCGAAAGCCCTCACGTACCGAGAGACAGCGTGCATAGCCCAGCTCCCGCAGCAGTTCGGCGGCGCGCAGGCTGCGCCGACCGCTGTTGCACAGGCACAGCAGGATCTGGTCCTGCGTCACGTGGTAGCGATTGATCAGCGAGAGGAAGTGCTGAAAGTCGCGATCATCCGGCTCGTCCGCGTCCAGCAGTTCCTGCTCCTCCTCCGAGATCTCGCGCCCCAGCAGCTGTTTCAGCCGGAACAGCGGCACCGACACCGCGCCTTCTACCTCGCCCTCCAGCTCCAGCTCGAAGGGCTGGCGGATATCCAGCAACACGGCCAGGCCGATATCGACCAGTTCGCGCGCCGAACTGACGCTGATTTCCAGTTGCGGGTCGTTCGTCTCGTTCGCCATGAAGGCTCCTTTGCACTCGGGATCGAAAAAATCGGGATTAGGCACACTAAAAATGCCACGATTCACATGGATTTGCCTTTTTCGGGGTGCCTGGGTAGCATCCTTATTTCTTTAATTCTAACAGACACTTATCAAACGATGGAGCTCACGATGACGGGAACCCTCACTTAGGCCGGGCGCCGAATGTTCCGCGCCCGGCCCATGCCTTCTTCTAACACCTGAACAGGAGATGCGACCGTGGCGCGCAAGAATTCGTCTTACCTTCGTCAAGCCTACGATTCCCAGGTCAATCGCTGGGTCCGCCAGGACTACTGGGGCGCGATTGGCACACCAGTCGACCTGGCCTCGCTACTCGAGAAGATCGAGAGCGAGACACCCCATACGGACACAGCTCCCCAGTGCGGGAAAGTCATCCAGGCTGGCTGCTGCGTCCGGTTACTGGACCTGCAGACCGAGGAAACCTATCTGGTCGAGCTTTGCGAGCCGGAGCATGCCCAGCCCGAGCGCGGCAAGATATCGATCCTGTCCCCTCTGGGCTCGCGTCTGCTGGGGCTGCGCAAGAACTCGCTGGCCGAGATCACGCTGCTCCGTAGCCGACTGCGATTCCTGGTGATCGAGATACTGGCACCGGGGCACAATCCCGACCAATAATCCATACATGCCTGCCGGAGGTTCACGCCCCGGCAGGCAGAATACCGTGTCCGTGTGCTGCCTCTTCATCTTCGCGAGAGGCTTTGGGCACAATCATTCCATAGCGGGGCCGCCACCAATTCCTTGCACCCTGCCCGAGGAGGATGCGTGAGGCTTTGGTCGAAGTGGAAAAAAGGCGGTGCGCTGCTGGCCGACGTGCTCAAGCGCAACGGGATCGACCCTACGGCCGCCGCTGCCCAGGAGGTGTTCAGCAAGATCCTGAACGAGGCCGAGGCGGCAGCCGATACACGCCTGAAGAACGAGCCGGCCGACGGAAGCCTCTCGCCCGACGAGCACAACACACGCTGGGAGGCGCTGTTCTTCGAGGAAATCCGCGCCCGGGCCAAGGGCTACGCCCAGTCGGTGCGCAACCGGCGCAAGGATTAAACCGGCCACATTGCCTGGTCCATTTCGTGGCGCCCGTCGCACTTCGTGCTACCCTCCGCCGCGTTTCCCGTTCCTCCGGTCCCTCCCATGAAATTTTTCCGCCTGATCAGCGTTCTCGAGGGTTTGTCGCTCATTACCCTGCTGTTTATCGCGATGCCTCTACGCACCTATGCGGATATGCCGCTGGCCGTCACCTATGTCGGCTGGGTGCACGGCATCCTGTTCATCATCTACGGCGCGACTTCCCTGATCGCCAGCCACCTTAGCGGCTGGCCGGTGTGGAAGTGGCTACTGGTCCTGTTCCTCGGCGTCGTGCCGTTCGGCTTCCTCTACGTGGATTACCTGATCCGCCGCGAGGCTTCCCCCAGCGGGGAGGCCGAGACGGCCTGAACCCGCCTGTCATCGCTCGGGGCCCTGCCTCGAGCGGCGGTCGCCACACCTGGTCATCCCGGCCGAAGCGAAGCGTAGAGCCGGGATCTCATGCACCGGCAAGCCCCACCGACCGCACCCGTCCCGCGAGCGGAGATCCCGGATAACCGCTGCGCGGTTTCCGGGATGACTAGCGGGTGCTGGGTGACGGGTGCGCCGTGGGTCACAGGTGCGCCGCGGCTTCCGCACAATGGGCTTTGGCGTGCTTTAATCGGCGCCTCATCCCGCCGATAGCGAAGCCGCCATGATTGCCGTGATCTTTGAAGTGGAACCGCATGCCGAGCGCAAACAGGACTACCTGGATGCGGCCGCGCAGTTGCGCGAGCACCTGAAGGATGTGGACGGGTTCATCTCCATCGAACGTTTCGAGAGTCTGAGCCAGCCGGGCAAGGTGCTGTCGCTGTCGTTCTGGCGCGACGAAGATGCGGTGCGCCAGTGGCGCAATCTGGAGGAACACCGTCAGGTGCAGGCGGCCGGGCGCGGCGACATCTTTGTCGACTATCGCCTGCGCGTGGCCGAGGTCGTGCGCGACTACGGCATGCACGACCGCGACCAGGCCCCCTCCGACTCCCGCGCCGCCCACGGCTCCTGAAGCCTGCCTGCGGCGCGGCGATCACCGCCGCCTGTTGCGGGCGCTGTCCCGCTCGGGCCGGAGTCAGTCGCTGTCGCGCACGATGATGCGGCCCTGCATGTAGGGGTGCGGGGCGCAGATGTAGTCGTAGGTGCCCGGCTCGGTCAGGGTGACGCTGTCGCTCTCGGCGTGTGCCAGCAACTCAGTGGCGAACGACTGCGG
This genomic window from Thioalkalivibrio sp. ALJ12 contains:
- a CDS encoding rhodanese-like domain-containing protein; this encodes MANETNDPQLEISVSSARELVDIGLAVLLDIRQPFELELEGEVEGAVSVPLFRLKQLLGREISEEEQELLDADEPDDRDFQHFLSLINRYHVTQDQILLCLCNSGRRSLRAAELLRELGYARCLSVREGFRGWKD
- a CDS encoding GreA/GreB family elongation factor, producing the protein MARKNSSYLRQAYDSQVNRWVRQDYWGAIGTPVDLASLLEKIESETPHTDTAPQCGKVIQAGCCVRLLDLQTEETYLVELCEPEHAQPERGKISILSPLGSRLLGLRKNSLAEITLLRSRLRFLVIEILAPGHNPDQ
- a CDS encoding DUF3817 domain-containing protein, which encodes MKFFRLISVLEGLSLITLLFIAMPLRTYADMPLAVTYVGWVHGILFIIYGATSLIASHLSGWPVWKWLLVLFLGVVPFGFLYVDYLIRREASPSGEAETA
- a CDS encoding antibiotic biosynthesis monooxygenase; translation: MIAVIFEVEPHAERKQDYLDAAAQLREHLKDVDGFISIERFESLSQPGKVLSLSFWRDEDAVRQWRNLEEHRQVQAAGRGDIFVDYRLRVAEVVRDYGMHDRDQAPSDSRAAHGS